One Dysidea avara chromosome 8, odDysAvar1.4, whole genome shotgun sequence genomic window, TTCGATTTCATATCAAAAGTGTTCGGCAGTCAGAATTTCCATTTTCACGAGTAGATTCTGTGAATTGCAAACTCTGGTTTTTACCTGCATCAAACTGTAAGGTAGCAGAGAAAGATGCTAGTGAAATGAAATGTCCTCCTTGCAAACGTTTGGTCCATGACCTAAACCTCCAAAGAAAACGTACCCTGGAAGAAAGCCCAAGCAGAAGGATAAAAAGGCAATGTCCCTCTTCAAGAGCACGCCTGCAGTATATGTCACCTGCCAGCAAGCAAACACGTAAACGGTATGCTCAATATCAACGATCCAGTAACATTCGGAACTTACGAAGGCTAGAGGATAGTGAGGTTGTGCTCAGTGATGAACAGAATGTGGAGATGTGTGCAGTAATGGAAGCAACACAAGCTGAAGATTTGGATAAGCTGTACCAGGAAGGAGACCAGCATGGAGTAGGAAGTCTAATGAAGACATTGTGGTTGACAGATAAAGATCGCCAGCAAAAGCAGTTTTTCTCAGATCAGGAAAAGAATAGTAAGtgatatttttttgttttgcatTACTTTTGTCTACTCTTTTCTTTCAGCTAACGGAGGTCGTGGGAACAGGTGGAACATGATTACTATCCGTATGGGTAAGTGAATTATTATACCGTATTATTGCTTTCACACTGTTTGTTCCTGTAGCCCTAGCTATTTATACTCGTAGCCCTGCAGCCTACAAAGCTCTGCAAAGTTTTGATATTTTAAAATTACCATCAAAATCCACCATGCAAGCATTCACTGGAGCTTTCATGCATGCTCCAGGAGCAAGTAACGTTTGCATCATTAAGCAAGTGGCCCAGTATGTTTTATTTAAAGAAGACTGTCGAAAGAATGGACGACAAGAGCCACAATCAGATGGAGCCTTGATATTTGATGAGGTCAAGGTGGCCTGTCAGTTAATGTGGAACTCCCGCAACCACCAACTAATGGGGTTGGCAATGACATCGAAGGACATGGCATCTTTGAGCGATGTTTACCGCATTCTAAAAGATCCTGAAGCCAGCCAAACATCTTATATTCTACAATTTATTTGGAGAGACCTTACCAGCAGCTATGACATAGTGGGTCCTTACTATACATCTGCTGCCTCAGTGGAAGCCACTTTTGTAGTGGCTTGTTTGTTTGAAACCATCAAGCTTTTTCAACATCATGGTCTGAAGACAAGTTTGTTGGTCTGTGATGGAGGATCTGCAAATATTGCTACAATTAAAGCAAGTCATTACTGCCATGGGGCGTATTCGATCAAAGAGGATGGGAATGACAGATATGAGGTAGAGCCATGGATGATTAACCCTTTTAATCCTCCATACAAGATTTTCTGGTTGATTTGTCCATCACACCAGGTAACTGTAATATGATGGTTGTGTTAAGTAATTGCTCTATTTCATAGTTGAAGAATATGGTCAATGCACTGTTTTCATCCAAGGAAGGAGGGACGAAACAGTTTAGACGGGGAGACTCTACAGAGTTTGGATGGAAGGCAGTCACAGACTTGTATGAGAGAGAGCTGCTACGGGTACACAATGGTCAGGCAAGAATGGTACCAAGATTGAGGGAGGCTCATTGTTTACGTGACTCATGGACAAAACTGAATGTATTGCCAGCTAAAATTATGCAGGTAAATTTGAGGTTGTATTTAAAAATAGAAATGTTATGTGACTTATACAACCTTGTATTGTGTTTATGTACCACTTGTTTATACAGCAGGAGCAAGTCCTTGGTGAACTATTTTGGTACGTGAATCAGAATCCTCCACCAAACGATGCAGCAAAAGCGCAGGAGACTTTTGCCTACCTAGAAGCTTGCAGTTTCATTTTTGAACAGGGATTATTGTCACACGATCAGATCAAAAGCTTAGATAGCAAGGTCCTTCAGAACATTACAAAGGGGTATGATTATTTTTCTGGATGGTTAACTTCTATCCTAAAGAAAGGTACTGCCATACTATGGTATTATATAGGTACTGAACCACATTGTACTTGTTATTAGATCCTCAATATCCTCATACATCATCTACCCAGCGGTCATTCCTCTCTTGGCAAAGTAAGTTTGTTTACCATAAACAATAACTGTACAAGTGTCAAGCTGTTTAGATTTAGCCgtataattatttatatgaCTGACAATCATT contains:
- the LOC136262658 gene encoding uncharacterized protein isoform X1 translates to MEHGDTPTRLQSRKRICRPSREESLPKRSCHSSTESSTGWLFDECDLASDDSYCEEWDTALMEGNHSEPLVMPIEPEAMSSSSFVAAYNDQLLLSRALDESSVPRSTSLPPVIPPVTTTCIEQKEFLQSIIDSIAGKFPELVFTLRYNGLDSTNPVLEISQRAVFNHPPLGLTPRVCVTIQNKHYKVHVMMRPWSEGEIKSINDVEELCDLFCRRSLYKFCPGIDPVHYENQYNKTIRFHIKSVRQSEFPFSRVDSVNCKLWFLPASNCKVAEKDASEMKCPPCKRLVHDLNLQRKRTLEESPSRRIKRQCPSSRARLQYMSPASKQTRKRYAQYQRSSNIRNLRRLEDSEVVLSDEQNVEMCAVMEATQAEDLDKLYQEGDQHGVGSLMKTLWLTDKDRQQKQFFSDQEKNTNGGRGNRWNMITIRMALAIYTRSPAAYKALQSFDILKLPSKSTMQAFTGAFMHAPGASNVCIIKQVAQYVLFKEDCRKNGRQEPQSDGALIFDEVKVACQLMWNSRNHQLMGLAMTSKDMASLSDVYRILKDPEASQTSYILQFIWRDLTSSYDIVGPYYTSAASVEATFVVACLFETIKLFQHHGLKTSLLVCDGGSANIATIKASHYCHGAYSIKEDGNDRYEVEPWMINPFNPPYKIFWLICPSHQLKNMVNALFSSKEGGTKQFRRGDSTEFGWKAVTDLYERELLRVHNGQARMVPRLREAHCLRDSWTKLNVLPAKIMQQEQVLGELFWYVNQNPPPNDAAKAQETFAYLEACSFIFEQGLLSHDQIKSLDSKVLQNITKGYDYFSGWLTSILKKDPQYPHTSSTQRSFLSWQTWDLLRIDVYGFQAFSKWFLSTYPTYFISPIRLSGSAVESLFSQYKFTAGGKLDSVNYTTARAAHLIKQCAATHHSGVNYRDEQLSLVQIPLEKKSYNKKSV
- the LOC136262658 gene encoding uncharacterized protein isoform X2 produces the protein MEHGDTPTRLQSRKRICRPSREESLPKRSCHSSTESSTGWLFDECDLASDDSYCEEWDTALMEGNHSEPLVMPIEPEAMSSSSFVAAYNDQLLLSRALDESSVPRSTSLPPVIPPVTTTCIEQKEFLQSIIDSIAGKFPELVFTLRYNGLDSTNPVLEISQRAVFNHPPLGLTPRVCVTIQNKHYKVHVMMRPWSEGEIKSINDVEELCDLFCRRSLYKFCPGIDPVHYENQYNKTIRFHIKSVRQSEFPFSRVDSVNCKLWFLPASNCKVAEKDASEMKCPPCKRLVHDLNLQRKRTLEESPSRRIKRQCPSSRARLQYMSPASKQTRKRYAQYQRSSNIRNLRRLEDSEVVLSDEQNVEMCAVMEATQAEDLDKLYQEGDQHGVGSLMKTLWLTDKDRQQKQFFSDQEKNTNGGRGNRWNMITIRMALAIYTRSPAAYKALQSFDILKLPSKSTMQAFTGAFMHAPGASNVCIIKQVAQYVLFKEDCRKNGRQEPQSDGALIFDEVKVACQLMWNSRNHQLMGLAMTSKDMASLSDVYRILKDPEASQTSYILQFIWRDLTSSYDIVGPYYTSAASVEATFVVACLFETIKLFQHHGLKTSLLVCDGGSANIATIKASHYCHGAYSIKEDGNDRYEVEPWMINPFNPPYKIFWLICPSHQEGGTKQFRRGDSTEFGWKAVTDLYERELLRVHNGQARMVPRLREAHCLRDSWTKLNVLPAKIMQQEQVLGELFWYVNQNPPPNDAAKAQETFAYLEACSFIFEQGLLSHDQIKSLDSKVLQNITKGYDYFSGWLTSILKKDPQYPHTSSTQRSFLSWQTWDLLRIDVYGFQAFSKWFLSTYPTYFISPIRLSGSAVESLFSQYKFTAGGKLDSVNYTTARAAHLIKQCAATHHSGVNYRDEQLSLVQIPLEKKSYNKKSV